In Burkholderia sp. NRF60-BP8, a single window of DNA contains:
- a CDS encoding ATP-dependent DNA helicase, with amino-acid sequence MNSPLEATPDARRDTTSAGRVRAPEGTFELSRKRVDELDTIFGEGGLLARALDGYRPRTSQIEMARAVASAMEASARRMPEPEIFETRKRPARRLGDGGQAAEAAGDAAAPAESDNDAGDNTLIVEAGTGTGKTYAYLVPAMLWGGKVIVSTGTKHLQDQLFQRDIPTVRNALAVPVTVAMLKGRSNYLCHYYLQRTADNGRLPSRQDTAYLQEIVRFAKITKSGDKAELASVPETAPVWSMVTSTRDNCLGQECPHYKECFVMQARREAQQADVVVVNHHLFFADIMLRDTGMAELLPNANTIIFDEAHQLPETATLFFGETLSTTQILELARDTVAEGLSHARDAVEWVKLGGDLERAARDLRLAFANDQIVRMSLAQLGDDHPMFGALDALDVALDALATALASQAERAESLGACLRRARELQDLLAGWVAPGAAQAAAKADAAAGDNAAADGDPNEKVRWVEVFAHTVQLHETPLSVAPIFAKQRAGVPRAWVFTSATLSVRGDFTHYAAQMGLSSRRSMTLASPFDYQSQGLLYVPRNLPQPSSPAFTDAVFDAALPAIEASGGGVFMLCTTLRAVDRIASKLRDAIESRGWNMPLLVQGDASRTELLDRFRAYGNAILVGSQSFWEGVDVRGDALSLVVIDKLPFAPPDDPVLAARLDALTKKGLSPFAVHQLPQAVITLKQGAGRLIRAETDRGVLMICDTRLVDKPYGRRIWQSLPPFKRTREIAVVQDFFDEHRADKRA; translated from the coding sequence TTGAATTCACCGCTTGAAGCCACCCCCGATGCCCGGCGTGACACGACGTCCGCCGGGCGCGTTCGTGCGCCCGAAGGCACTTTCGAGCTGAGCCGCAAGCGCGTCGACGAACTCGACACGATCTTCGGCGAAGGCGGGTTGCTGGCGCGCGCGCTCGACGGCTATCGACCGCGTACGTCGCAGATCGAGATGGCGCGCGCGGTCGCGTCCGCGATGGAAGCGTCCGCACGCCGGATGCCCGAGCCCGAGATCTTCGAAACCCGCAAGCGGCCGGCGCGCCGCCTCGGCGACGGCGGCCAGGCGGCCGAGGCGGCCGGGGACGCCGCCGCGCCAGCCGAATCCGACAACGACGCAGGCGACAACACGCTGATCGTCGAGGCCGGCACGGGTACCGGCAAGACCTACGCGTATCTCGTGCCCGCCATGTTGTGGGGCGGCAAGGTGATCGTGTCGACCGGCACGAAGCACCTGCAGGACCAGTTGTTCCAGCGCGACATCCCGACCGTGCGCAACGCGCTCGCGGTGCCGGTGACGGTCGCGATGCTCAAGGGACGCTCGAACTACCTCTGCCATTACTACCTGCAACGCACCGCCGACAACGGCCGGCTGCCGTCGCGGCAGGACACCGCGTATCTGCAGGAAATCGTCCGCTTCGCGAAAATCACGAAGAGCGGCGACAAGGCCGAACTCGCGAGCGTGCCGGAAACGGCGCCCGTGTGGTCGATGGTCACGTCCACGCGCGACAATTGCCTCGGCCAGGAGTGCCCGCACTACAAGGAATGCTTCGTGATGCAGGCGCGGCGCGAGGCCCAGCAGGCCGACGTCGTCGTCGTCAACCATCACCTGTTCTTCGCGGACATCATGCTGCGCGACACGGGGATGGCCGAACTGCTGCCGAACGCGAACACGATCATCTTCGACGAAGCGCACCAGTTGCCGGAAACGGCGACGCTGTTCTTCGGCGAGACGCTGTCGACGACGCAGATCCTCGAGCTCGCGCGCGACACGGTCGCCGAGGGCCTGAGCCATGCGCGCGATGCGGTGGAGTGGGTGAAGCTCGGCGGCGATCTCGAGCGCGCGGCGCGCGACTTGCGTCTCGCGTTCGCGAACGACCAGATCGTGCGCATGTCGCTCGCACAGCTCGGCGACGATCACCCGATGTTCGGTGCGCTCGACGCGCTCGACGTTGCGCTCGATGCGCTCGCAACGGCGCTCGCGAGCCAGGCCGAGCGCGCGGAATCGCTCGGCGCATGCCTGCGGCGCGCCCGCGAGCTGCAGGACCTGCTGGCGGGCTGGGTCGCGCCCGGCGCGGCGCAAGCGGCAGCGAAGGCCGATGCGGCGGCCGGCGACAACGCGGCCGCCGACGGCGATCCGAACGAGAAGGTGCGCTGGGTCGAGGTGTTCGCGCATACCGTCCAGCTCCATGAAACGCCGCTGTCGGTGGCGCCGATTTTCGCGAAACAGCGTGCGGGCGTACCGCGTGCATGGGTGTTCACGTCGGCGACGTTGTCGGTGCGCGGCGATTTCACGCACTACGCGGCGCAGATGGGCCTCAGCTCGCGTCGTTCGATGACGCTCGCCAGCCCGTTCGATTACCAGTCGCAGGGGCTGCTGTACGTGCCGCGCAATCTGCCGCAGCCGTCGTCGCCGGCATTTACCGACGCCGTCTTCGATGCCGCGCTGCCGGCGATCGAGGCGTCCGGCGGCGGCGTGTTCATGCTGTGCACGACGCTGCGCGCGGTCGACCGGATCGCGTCGAAGCTGCGCGACGCGATCGAATCGCGCGGCTGGAACATGCCGCTGCTCGTGCAGGGCGACGCAAGCCGCACCGAGCTGCTCGACCGTTTCCGCGCGTACGGCAATGCGATCCTGGTCGGCAGCCAGAGTTTCTGGGAAGGCGTGGACGTGCGCGGCGATGCGTTGTCGCTGGTCGTGATCGACAAGCTGCCGTTCGCGCCGCCGGACGATCCGGTGCTGGCAGCGCGGCTCGACGCGTTGACGAAGAAGGGGCTGAGCCCGTTCGCCGTGCATCAACTGCCGCAGGCCGTGATCACGCTGAAGCAGGGCGCGGGCCGGTTGATTCGCGCGGAGACGGATCGCGGCGTGCTGATGATCTGCGATACGCGGCTCGTCGACAAGCCTTACGGGCGCCGGATCTGGCAAAGCTTGCCGCCGTTCAAGCGCACGCGCGAGATCGCGGTCGTGCAGGATTTCTTCGACGAGCACCGCGCGGACAAGCGCGCGTGA
- a CDS encoding YdcH family protein, whose protein sequence is MQNRHTEQQQELHNRLAALQEQHQQLAREIELKEGHSDIDDITLHRLKKEKLAAKDKIILLQSQLEPDKRA, encoded by the coding sequence ATGCAAAACCGTCACACGGAACAGCAGCAGGAATTGCACAACCGTTTGGCTGCATTGCAGGAGCAGCACCAGCAGCTCGCTCGGGAGATCGAGCTGAAGGAAGGACACTCCGACATCGACGACATCACGCTGCACCGGCTGAAGAAGGAAAAGCTGGCCGCCAAGGACAAAATCATTTTGCTGCAATCGCAGCTCGAACCGGATAAGCGCGCCTGA
- a CDS encoding Tex family protein, with protein sequence MTETVALKIVQRIATELSVQPRQVAAAVQLLDEGSTVPFIARYRKEVTGNLDDTQLRQLEERLLYLRELEDRRAAILSSIDEQGKLTDELRAAIDAADSKQVLEDLYLPYKPKRRTRAQIAREAGLEPLAQALLANPLLDPQTEAAAYVDADKGVADVKAALDGARDILSEQFGETAELLGKLRDYLHNQGVVSSAVVEGKENEEGEKFRDYYDYAETIKTVPSHRALALFRGRNAGVLTIKLGLGEELDAQVPHPGEAMIARHFGIANQNRPADKWLSDVCRWCWRVKVQPHIENELLTQLRETAETEAIRVFARNLNDLLLAAPAGPKAVIGLDPGLRTGVKVAVVDRTGKVLATDTIYPHEPRRDWDGSIAKLARLAAQTQAELISIGNGTASRETDKLASELIAKHPELRLQKIVVSEAGASVYSASELAAKEFPELDVSLRGAVSIARRLQDPLAELVKIEPKAIGVGQYQHDVNQRELARSLDAVVEDCVNAVGVDANTASAPLLARVSGLNATLARNIVDYRDANGPFPSREHLRKVPRLGDKTFEQAAGFLRINGGENPLDRSSVHPEAYPVVERMLAKINKRIDDVLGNREALAGLSPMEFVDERFGLPTVRDILAELEKPGRDPRPEFKTATFREGVEKVSDLVPGMTLEGVVTNVAAFGAFVDIGVHQDGLVHVSAMSTKFIKDPHEVVKAGQVVKVKVIDVDVKRQRIPLTMRLDDDAAAPGTSSRGGQDRGNAGRGAARPQRTREPEPAGAMAAAFAKLKR encoded by the coding sequence ATGACGGAAACCGTAGCACTCAAGATCGTACAGCGCATCGCCACCGAACTGTCCGTCCAGCCGCGCCAGGTCGCGGCGGCCGTGCAACTTCTCGACGAAGGCTCGACCGTTCCGTTCATTGCCCGGTACCGCAAGGAAGTGACCGGCAACCTGGACGACACGCAGTTGCGCCAGCTCGAGGAACGCCTCCTGTACCTGCGCGAACTCGAGGATCGCCGCGCCGCGATCCTGTCGAGCATCGACGAACAGGGCAAGCTGACCGACGAACTGCGTGCCGCGATCGACGCGGCCGACAGCAAGCAGGTGCTCGAGGACCTTTATCTGCCGTACAAGCCGAAGCGCCGCACGCGTGCGCAGATCGCCCGCGAGGCAGGCCTCGAGCCGCTCGCACAGGCGCTGCTCGCGAATCCGCTGCTCGACCCGCAGACCGAGGCGGCCGCGTATGTCGACGCCGACAAGGGCGTCGCCGACGTGAAGGCCGCGCTCGACGGCGCGCGCGACATCCTGTCCGAACAGTTCGGCGAGACGGCGGAGCTGCTCGGCAAGCTGCGTGACTACCTGCACAACCAGGGCGTCGTGTCGTCGGCGGTCGTGGAGGGCAAGGAAAACGAGGAAGGCGAGAAATTCCGCGACTATTACGACTACGCGGAAACGATCAAGACGGTGCCGTCGCACCGCGCGCTCGCGCTGTTCCGCGGCCGCAACGCGGGCGTGCTGACGATCAAGCTCGGCCTCGGCGAAGAGCTCGACGCGCAGGTGCCGCATCCCGGCGAGGCGATGATCGCGCGCCATTTCGGCATCGCGAACCAGAATCGCCCGGCCGACAAATGGCTGTCCGACGTCTGCCGCTGGTGCTGGCGCGTGAAGGTGCAGCCGCATATCGAAAACGAACTGCTCACGCAACTGCGCGAAACGGCCGAAACCGAAGCGATCCGCGTGTTCGCGCGCAACCTGAACGACCTGCTGCTGGCCGCCCCGGCCGGCCCGAAGGCCGTAATCGGCCTCGACCCCGGCCTGCGCACCGGCGTGAAGGTCGCGGTCGTCGATCGCACCGGCAAGGTGCTCGCGACCGACACGATCTACCCGCACGAACCGCGCCGCGACTGGGACGGCTCGATCGCGAAACTCGCGCGCCTCGCCGCGCAGACGCAGGCCGAACTGATCAGCATCGGCAACGGCACCGCGTCGCGCGAAACCGACAAGCTCGCGAGCGAACTGATCGCGAAACACCCGGAGCTGCGGCTGCAGAAGATCGTCGTGTCGGAAGCCGGCGCGTCGGTCTACTCGGCGTCCGAGCTCGCCGCGAAGGAATTCCCGGAGCTCGACGTGTCGCTGCGCGGCGCCGTGTCGATCGCCCGTCGCCTGCAGGACCCGCTCGCCGAGCTCGTGAAGATCGAGCCGAAGGCGATCGGCGTCGGCCAGTATCAGCACGACGTGAACCAGCGCGAACTCGCCCGCTCGCTCGACGCGGTCGTCGAGGATTGCGTGAACGCGGTCGGCGTCGACGCGAACACGGCGTCGGCCCCGCTGCTCGCCCGCGTGTCGGGCCTGAACGCGACGCTCGCGCGCAACATCGTCGACTATCGCGACGCGAACGGCCCGTTCCCGTCGCGCGAGCACCTGCGCAAGGTGCCGCGCCTCGGCGACAAGACCTTCGAACAGGCCGCCGGCTTCCTGCGCATCAACGGCGGCGAGAATCCGCTCGATCGCTCGTCGGTGCACCCGGAAGCGTATCCGGTCGTCGAACGGATGCTCGCGAAGATCAACAAGCGCATCGACGACGTGCTCGGCAACCGCGAAGCGCTAGCGGGCCTGTCGCCGATGGAATTCGTTGACGAACGTTTCGGCCTGCCGACCGTGCGCGACATCCTGGCCGAGCTGGAAAAGCCGGGCCGCGATCCACGCCCGGAATTCAAGACGGCCACGTTCCGCGAAGGCGTCGAGAAGGTCTCGGATCTCGTGCCGGGCATGACGCTCGAAGGCGTCGTGACGAACGTCGCCGCATTCGGCGCGTTCGTGGATATCGGCGTGCACCAGGACGGCCTCGTCCACGTGTCCGCGATGTCGACGAAGTTCATCAAGGATCCGCACGAAGTCGTGAAGGCCGGCCAGGTCGTCAAGGTGAAGGTGATCGACGTCGACGTGAAGCGCCAGCGCATTCCGCTGACGATGCGCCTCGACGACGACGCGGCAGCCCCCGGCACGTCGTCGCGCGGCGGCCAGGATCGCGGCAACGCGGGGCGCGGCGCCGCCCGCCCGCAGCGGACGCGCGAGCCGGAACCGGCCGGCGCGATGGCCGCGGCATTCGCGAAGCTGAAACGCTGA
- a CDS encoding potassium transporter Kup yields the protein MNDTTHATDAAHAPHSTQQHSMRALAIAAIGVVFGDIGTSPLYSLKEAFSPAHGIPLTEGSILGVISLLFWAIVLVVGVKYLLFVMRADNNGEGGVLALMALSLRPLDSKTRVAGALMALGIFGACMFYGDAVITPAISVMSAVEGLEIATPHLSHLVLPITIVILIALFWIQRHGTALVGKLFGPIMVLWFVVIAALGVYHIVRVPGIIAAINPYYAASFMADHLLQAYVVLGSVVLVLTGAEALYADMGHFGAKPIRLAAYGLVMPSLVLNYFGQGALLIQNPKAIENPFFLLAPEWGLLPLVVLSTVATVIASQAVISGAYSLTSQAIQLGYVPRMKVLHTSELAIGQIYVPVVNWLLLFVILCIVVGFKSSDNLAAAYGIAVTATMVITTVLACVVMVKVWNWNRLLVGAIIAVFLAIDLGFFGANLLKVAQGGWLPLGIGALLFFLLMTWYKGRHIVKERTAADGIPLEPFLQGLLAHPPHRVSGTAIYLTGNDKLVPVSLLHNLKHNKVLHERTIFLTFVTRDIPYVRDDRRLSSRDAGGGLYIVKAEYGFNETPDVKAVLEEFGRTHDMTFELMDTSFFLARETVVPTHLPGMSIWRERVFAWMHQNAAKPTDFFSIPANRVVELGTKIEI from the coding sequence ATGAACGACACGACTCACGCGACCGACGCCGCACACGCGCCGCATTCGACGCAACAACACTCGATGCGGGCGCTAGCGATAGCAGCCATCGGCGTCGTGTTCGGCGACATCGGCACCAGCCCGCTGTATTCGCTCAAGGAGGCGTTCAGCCCCGCGCACGGCATTCCGCTGACCGAAGGGTCGATTCTCGGCGTGATCTCGCTGCTGTTCTGGGCCATCGTGCTGGTGGTCGGCGTCAAGTACCTGCTGTTCGTGATGCGGGCGGACAACAACGGCGAAGGCGGCGTGCTCGCGCTGATGGCGCTGTCGCTGCGGCCGCTCGACTCGAAAACGCGGGTCGCGGGTGCGCTGATGGCGCTCGGGATATTCGGCGCGTGCATGTTCTACGGGGACGCGGTGATCACGCCGGCGATCTCGGTGATGTCGGCCGTCGAAGGCCTCGAGATCGCGACGCCGCACCTGTCCCATCTCGTGCTGCCGATCACGATCGTGATCCTGATCGCGCTGTTCTGGATCCAGCGGCACGGCACCGCGCTGGTCGGCAAGCTGTTCGGCCCGATCATGGTGCTGTGGTTCGTCGTGATCGCGGCGCTCGGCGTATACCACATCGTTCGCGTGCCGGGCATCATCGCGGCAATCAATCCGTATTACGCGGCGTCGTTCATGGCCGATCACCTGCTGCAGGCGTACGTCGTGCTCGGCTCGGTCGTGCTGGTGCTGACCGGTGCGGAAGCGCTCTACGCGGACATGGGCCATTTCGGTGCAAAGCCGATCCGGTTGGCCGCGTACGGGCTCGTGATGCCGTCGCTCGTGCTGAACTACTTCGGTCAGGGCGCGCTGCTGATCCAGAATCCGAAAGCGATCGAAAACCCGTTCTTCCTGCTCGCGCCCGAATGGGGGCTGCTGCCGCTCGTCGTGCTGTCGACGGTCGCGACCGTGATCGCGTCGCAGGCCGTGATCTCCGGTGCGTATTCGCTGACGTCGCAGGCGATCCAGCTCGGCTACGTGCCGCGCATGAAGGTGCTGCATACGTCCGAGCTTGCGATCGGCCAGATCTACGTGCCGGTCGTGAACTGGCTGCTGCTGTTCGTGATCCTCTGTATCGTCGTCGGTTTCAAGAGTTCGGACAACCTCGCGGCCGCGTACGGTATCGCGGTGACGGCGACGATGGTGATCACGACCGTGCTCGCGTGCGTCGTGATGGTGAAGGTGTGGAACTGGAACCGGCTGCTGGTCGGCGCGATCATCGCGGTGTTCCTCGCGATCGACCTCGGCTTTTTCGGCGCGAACCTGCTGAAGGTCGCGCAGGGCGGCTGGTTGCCGCTCGGCATCGGTGCGCTGCTGTTCTTCCTGCTGATGACCTGGTACAAGGGGCGTCACATCGTCAAGGAGCGCACGGCGGCCGACGGTATTCCGCTCGAGCCGTTCCTGCAGGGGCTGCTCGCGCATCCGCCGCATCGCGTGTCGGGCACCGCGATCTACCTGACCGGCAACGACAAGCTCGTGCCCGTCAGCCTGCTGCACAACCTGAAGCACAACAAGGTGCTGCACGAGCGGACCATTTTCCTGACGTTCGTCACGCGCGACATTCCGTACGTGCGCGACGACAGGCGCCTGAGCTCGCGTGATGCGGGCGGCGGACTGTACATCGTCAAGGCCGAGTACGGCTTCAACGAGACGCCGGACGTGAAGGCCGTGCTCGAGGAATTCGGCCGCACGCACGACATGACGTTCGAGCTGATGGACACGTCGTTCTTCCTCGCGCGCGAAACGGTCGTGCCGACGCATCTGCCCGGCATGTCGATCTGGCGCGAGCGCGTGTTCGCGTGGATGCATCAGAACGCGGCGAAGCCGACCGATTTCTTCTCGATTCCGGCGAATCGCGTCGTCGAGCTCGGGACGAAGATCGAGATCTGA
- a CDS encoding phosphoribosyltransferase codes for MTQQITMTAADLMTDPRNDDKNLWVGWDEYHRLIELLALQVHASGWKFDQILCLARGGLRVGDQLSRIYDVPLAILATSSYREAAGTEQGELDIAQYITMTRGNLAGNVLLVDDLVDSGVTLARVQEHLKERYPSVTAVRSAVLWYKGCSKVKPDYHTQFLPTNPWIHQPFEEWDTVRPHNLEAWIKRGRAQRDGSGA; via the coding sequence ATGACGCAGCAAATCACGATGACGGCGGCAGACTTGATGACCGATCCGCGCAACGACGACAAGAACCTGTGGGTAGGCTGGGACGAGTATCACCGGCTGATCGAGCTGCTTGCGCTCCAGGTGCATGCCTCGGGCTGGAAGTTCGACCAGATCCTGTGCCTCGCGCGCGGCGGCCTGCGCGTCGGCGACCAACTGTCGCGCATCTACGACGTGCCGCTCGCGATTCTCGCGACGAGTTCGTACCGGGAAGCGGCCGGCACCGAGCAGGGCGAGCTCGACATCGCGCAGTACATCACGATGACGCGCGGCAACCTGGCGGGCAACGTGCTGCTGGTCGACGATCTCGTCGATTCGGGCGTCACGCTCGCGCGCGTGCAGGAGCACCTGAAGGAGCGCTATCCGTCCGTGACGGCCGTGCGTTCGGCCGTGCTCTGGTACAAGGGCTGCTCGAAGGTCAAGCCCGACTATCACACGCAGTTCCTGCCGACGAATCCGTGGATTCATCAGCCGTTCGAGGAGTGGGATACGGTCCGGCCGCACAACCTCGAGGCGTGGATCAAGCGCGGTCGCGCACAGCGCGACGGTTCGGGCGCGTAA
- a CDS encoding adenylosuccinate synthase gives MSASAVNVTPGRNVVVVGTQWGDEGKGKIVDWLTDHAQGVVRFQGGHNAGHTLIIGGKKTILRLIPSGIMREGVACYIGNGVVLSPEALFKEIGELEEAGVNVRDRLFISEATTLILPYHIAIDQAREARKGAGKIGTTGRGIGPAYEDKVGRRALRVQDLFDAKTFADRLRENLDFHNFVLTQYLGGAAVDFQATLDTMLGYADRLKPMVADVSRRLYDANNAGQNLLFEGAQGTLLDIDHGTYPFVTSSNCVAGAASAGAGVGPQKLNYILGITKAYCTRVGSGPFPSELYDADNPQRQDQIGVTLANVGKEFGSVTGRPRRTGWLDAAALRRSIQINGVSGLCMTKLDVLDGLDEVKLCVGYQVDGKDVDILPRGAVDVARCEPVYETFAGWKESTVGINTWDALPANARAYLARVQEVAGVPVDMVSTGPDRDETILLRHPFKV, from the coding sequence ATGTCTGCCAGCGCAGTGAACGTGACTCCCGGGCGCAATGTCGTCGTCGTGGGAACGCAATGGGGTGATGAAGGCAAGGGCAAGATCGTCGACTGGCTGACGGACCACGCTCAAGGCGTCGTGCGTTTCCAGGGCGGTCACAACGCCGGCCACACCCTCATCATCGGCGGCAAGAAAACGATCTTGCGCCTCATTCCGTCGGGCATCATGCGTGAAGGCGTCGCCTGCTACATCGGCAACGGCGTCGTCCTGTCCCCCGAAGCACTGTTCAAGGAAATCGGCGAGCTCGAAGAAGCCGGCGTGAACGTGCGCGACCGCCTGTTCATCTCCGAAGCCACGACGCTGATCCTGCCGTACCACATCGCGATCGACCAGGCGCGCGAAGCGCGCAAGGGCGCAGGCAAGATCGGTACGACCGGCCGCGGCATCGGCCCCGCGTACGAAGACAAGGTCGGCCGCCGCGCGCTGCGCGTGCAGGACCTGTTCGATGCGAAGACCTTCGCCGATCGCCTGCGCGAAAATCTCGATTTCCACAATTTCGTGCTGACCCAGTATCTGGGCGGCGCGGCCGTCGATTTCCAGGCCACGCTCGACACGATGCTCGGCTATGCCGACCGCCTGAAGCCGATGGTGGCCGACGTGTCGCGCCGCCTGTACGACGCGAACAATGCGGGCCAGAACCTGCTGTTCGAAGGCGCGCAAGGCACGCTGCTCGACATCGACCACGGCACCTATCCGTTCGTCACGTCGAGCAACTGCGTCGCAGGTGCGGCGTCGGCCGGCGCGGGCGTCGGTCCGCAGAAGCTCAACTACATCCTCGGCATCACGAAGGCGTATTGCACGCGCGTCGGTTCGGGCCCGTTCCCGAGCGAACTGTACGATGCGGACAACCCGCAGCGTCAGGACCAGATCGGCGTCACGCTCGCGAACGTCGGCAAGGAATTCGGTTCGGTCACCGGCCGTCCGCGCCGCACCGGCTGGCTCGATGCGGCCGCGCTGCGCCGCTCGATCCAGATCAACGGCGTGTCGGGCCTGTGCATGACGAAGCTCGACGTGCTCGACGGCCTTGACGAAGTCAAGCTGTGCGTCGGCTACCAGGTCGACGGCAAGGACGTGGACATCCTGCCGCGCGGCGCGGTCGATGTCGCGCGTTGCGAACCGGTGTACGAGACGTTCGCCGGCTGGAAGGAAAGCACCGTCGGGATCAATACGTGGGACGCGCTGCCGGCGAACGCGCGGGCATACCTCGCCCGCGTCCAGGAAGTGGCCGGCGTGCCGGTCGACATGGTGTCGACGGGCCCGGATCGCGACGAAACGATCCTGCTCCGCCATCCGTTCAAGGTGTAA
- a CDS encoding ATP phosphoribosyltransferase regulatory subunit: MSTWLLPENIADVLPSEARKIEELRRRLLDRFRSYGYEMVMPPLLEYLESLLTSGGADLRLRTFKLVDQLSGRTLGLRADITPQVARIDAHLLNRQGVTRLCYAGHVMHTRPRGLHATREQIQIGAEIYGHAGLEADLEIQQLMLDALHLAGLSRIRLDLGHAGVLAALLARDAQAAERGESLYDALSGKDVPLLNELTDDLGADTRAALRALPNLYGDASVLAEARTRLPVLPEITQALDDLAQLASQAKGVEVAIDLADLRGYAYHSGAMFSAYIDGVPNAIARGGRYDHVGQAYGRARPATGFSLDLRELARISPVEARGTAILAPWAQDDALGAAVAALRDAGEVVIQALPGHDHVLDEFACDRSLVERNGAWVVEPR; this comes from the coding sequence ATGTCGACCTGGTTACTTCCCGAGAATATCGCCGACGTACTGCCGTCGGAAGCGCGCAAGATCGAGGAGCTGCGCCGCAGGCTGCTCGACCGCTTCCGTTCGTACGGCTACGAAATGGTGATGCCGCCGTTGCTCGAGTATCTCGAGTCGCTGCTGACGAGCGGCGGCGCCGATCTGCGCCTGCGCACCTTCAAGCTGGTCGACCAGCTGTCGGGCCGCACGCTCGGCCTGCGCGCGGACATCACGCCGCAAGTCGCGCGGATCGACGCGCACCTGTTGAACCGTCAGGGCGTGACGCGCCTCTGCTACGCGGGCCACGTGATGCATACGCGTCCGCGCGGCCTGCACGCGACGCGCGAGCAGATCCAGATCGGCGCCGAAATCTACGGCCACGCCGGGCTCGAAGCCGATCTCGAGATCCAGCAACTGATGCTCGACGCGCTGCATCTCGCGGGCCTGTCGCGCATCCGTCTCGACCTCGGCCACGCGGGCGTGCTCGCGGCGCTGCTGGCGCGCGACGCGCAGGCCGCCGAGCGTGGCGAGTCGCTGTACGACGCGCTGTCGGGCAAGGACGTGCCGCTGCTGAACGAACTCACCGACGATCTCGGCGCCGATACGCGCGCCGCGTTGCGCGCGCTGCCGAACCTCTACGGCGACGCGAGCGTGCTCGCCGAGGCGCGCACGCGCCTGCCGGTGCTGCCCGAAATCACGCAGGCGCTCGACGATCTCGCGCAGCTCGCGTCGCAGGCGAAGGGCGTCGAAGTCGCGATCGATCTCGCCGACCTGCGCGGCTATGCGTATCACAGCGGCGCGATGTTCAGCGCCTACATCGACGGCGTGCCGAACGCGATCGCGCGCGGCGGCCGTTACGACCACGTCGGGCAGGCCTATGGCCGGGCGCGGCCAGCGACCGGCTTCTCGCTCGACCTGCGCGAGCTCGCACGAATTTCGCCGGTCGAGGCGCGCGGCACCGCGATCCTCGCGCCGTGGGCGCAGGACGATGCGCTGGGCGCGGCCGTCGCGGCGCTGCGCGATGCGGGCGAGGTCGTGATCCAGGCGCTGCCGGGCCACGATCACGTGCTCGACGAATTCGCGTGCGATCGTTCGCTCGTCGAGCGCAACGGCGCGTGGGTGGTCGAACCCCGATAA
- a CDS encoding DUF2065 domain-containing protein encodes MDLAGSLLLAVALMLIIEGAFPFVFPVAWRDTFRRIAERPPHHIRIGGLIVMVLGLALLLLAT; translated from the coding sequence ATGGACCTGGCTGGCTCGTTGTTGCTCGCAGTAGCGCTGATGCTGATCATCGAGGGGGCGTTCCCCTTCGTGTTTCCCGTCGCCTGGCGCGACACGTTTCGTAGAATAGCCGAGCGGCCGCCGCATCATATCCGGATCGGCGGGCTGATCGTGATGGTGCTCGGGCTCGCGCTGCTGCTGCTCGCGACCTGA